Below is a window of Flavobacterium sp. CFS9 DNA.
ATACTGTACAGCGGTATTTGGGTATGGAGCGTATCAAAATAGGTTTCTAAAAGAGGAAGGAGTTCTTCTTTTAGAAACGTATCCAGATGATCTTTGAGGTAATACGCCTTCTCTTTAGATTGGGTATTGACCTCCAGAAACAGCTTGTTGATAAGATGGCTGCCAAGGTGCTGCATTTAGTTTAAACTTTTTAGTTGTGAGTCGATGGCTTCCAGAATAAATTTGATGTCCTTAAACGGAATCTTCTGATCGGTTAAGAAAGCCTTTAAGGTTCCTTTAGGATCGGTCTTATACTGATTTTTCACAAAACCTTGTAACAAGCTGTCTATACGTGCCGTAATGGTTGTAAATGGTTTTTCGAATTTGTTTATCAGTTCTGCAGGCTGACATTTTATAATGGTATAGAAAAGCGAAATATGACTTTCGGTAAGGAAACTCAGTACTGTTTTTTCCTCTTCCATTCTTGCATTTTTTGGAGCCAGCAACAAATTACTGTAAATGCCGTCTGTAAACATTTCGATTAATACATTATTAAAATCTCCATTGATATAAGCATTGGTTTCTTTTTCAACACTTGTAAATTGTTTCTGAATTTCAGTAATCAGCGAAAGAGTCTCTTTACTGAATTTTTGTAATTCAGGCTGCTGGTTGATTTTTTCAAAAGTCAGGTTTGTTTTTTTGACGAATTCTACTGCATTTGTCAGACATGGATTCTCAGTCGGTTTTTCACGAATGCGGATATCTCTCGGACCGTCTATTGATTCACCGCATCTTTTATTCAATGCTGTAAGAGATACTTTGATCACATCATTTTTATATAGAGAAATTGGTCGTGTGATAGGTTCAACAGAGTCTGTTTCTACAACCTCTCCGTCAATGTTCCAGATGTATTTTATGGCATCCGTAGAGTTGTTTGCCAATACAAGCTGACTGTTTCTGATGGTAAAACTAAATAAAGCTACAGGCGGGTTCACCATTGTAATGATAAGATTCGAAGGTTTACCGTTGATCTGTACAAAAACCTGAATAACATCTTTAGGAACATTATTACCGATAAAAATGTACTGACCGGCATCATTTTGAGAAACACCGAGACCAGATAGGACATTTTTCTTGCTATTTGGTTCCATGGTTAAAACATGTGGTTTAATATCGTTTTTGCAGATGTTTCTGGTGTCGATGCCTACAACGACAGGAATTTCGTAGGTCACCGGATGCTGCGCCTGAGCATTACAGTTTCCGTTTTCACCTGTAACTTTCACCTGAAAAGTATAGCTTTCTTTAGCCGGTACTTCGTAAGCATAAATATGCTGAATTGTTGTTTCAGTAGTAGCGACAGGTTCGCTGCCATCACCAAAATCCCAAACATATTTCATGCCTTTCTGGTTCTCACCGCTAATACTGAAATCAACCACAACACCATCCTTATTAAGCGATTTCGGGAAAACAAAAGTGAAATCAAATTTCGGCTTTCTGAAAATGGTTATTTGACAGTTGGTTTCAAAATTATTTACGGTAAAAGTTATCGGTTTTCCAATGAGTTCTTCACTGACCAGTTTTGGATCAAAAACAAATTCTCCATATTGATTTTTGGTCACTCCGCCATTCAAATCTTCGTCTACATCGGCTTTTACAAAACCTCCGGTTGGCGTTACGTGAAACGGGAAGTAAGGCGTTGTTTCATCAAAACAGATATGGTTTACAGGCAAGGACAGTGTGATGAAATTATCATCGCAGCATAAATACGGCAGAGTAAAATCGGCTATTACCGGATTTAGTACAATGGATTCTCCGGGTTCTTTTTTATCGCTTTCTTTTTCAAAATCACCTGCGAGCGAATTTCCGCGCGGATATTCGTACGGATAACCATAGCCATAGTAATAAGGATATTGACTGTACTCTCCTTCAATATAGATCATGACAAATGTACCGCCGGGGGCTACACCGGATTTGTGCTCGTATCCGTGGTTTTTGTTCAGATAATAGGACGTATAATTTTCGACCATTTTTTTCGCGTCAGAGGCTTTTACTCCGAGTACCACAACATTGAATCCTAACCCGTACTGACGTCTGATGGCCTGAATTGTTTTTAGTGCTTTTTTATAGTCTGTACCCTGATGGCCTTCGATTCTGTAGAAGTTGTGATCTGAAACAATTTCGTTGGGCCATTTTGTATTCAATAAGTTATCGTGATAGCTTCGGTTGTTGCGCTGTTGTCCGATAGTGGTTTTTTCGTAATCCCAAAGTTCAATAAGATGATCGCCCACGTTATTGTAAAACGGAATTGCTTTTTTACCAAGCGAACCCAATTCAAAACTAGGAGTGATTTTGATATACGTATAGTTTACATTGTAATTGGCTAATAATTGTACGCAGCGTTTGATCAGACTGTATAATTTCTGTAAATCTGTATTTTTTCCATAACAGATTGTAATTTCTTTACCCTCTAAATCGACAATAAACTCATTAATGGTGTCTTTCTTCCCGGGTTCGTTAAGCGTGTCAAAAGGCAGGCAATCGTTACAGGTGCTTAGGTTTTGTCCTGTAAGCAAAGGGGATTTGTAAAATGAATGTCGGTATTCAAAACAAGGGCCGCTTTTTTGCACTTCTCCCAGCATTAAGTGTTTGGGGAAGGATTTGATGTCGGGAAAGCAAAAATCATAGTCCATATTAGACAACAAAAGTCTGATTTCATTGTAAGTATCAATTAAATCATTGAGCAGATCGTATCGGTACTGAAAATCAGGAGGTACATTTTTTTCATCAAAACTGTACAAGGCAGCCAGATTCTTTTTAATAGAATCCAGTATGTTTGGCATTTCTAAGGCGGTCAATAGAATCTCAAAACCGTCTCGCAGTCTGACTACTACATTGTTTCGGAACAGACCATTGGTGAATTTTCTTTTGATTTCATAATAACTGCTAAAATCTTCAGGCTGCAATACAATGCGGTTAGAAACCAGTTCCGGAAGTTTGTAATACAGGTTAGAGAATTTGATTTTACTAATGATTTTATCATAACTGTTTATCTTATCAGCAACGGTTTTACTTACCAGTAAGGCTTTGTGATTGCCGATGATTTCCAACCCCTGATTGTCACAGGAAAGACTGACACAGAGATCGGAATCTTTTTCATAAGATTCGATATACAGAAGAGCCACGGCATCTGTTACTTCTAATCCGGTATTTTTTTTAAGATAATGTATCGGATAAGTATTGGCATTTTCGATAAGCTGCTGTTCGGCAGTTAAAAGTTCGAAGATTTCAAGCTGTTTTGAACCGTCGTAAAAATAAGGTTTGTAGGCTGCTTTTTTGTTGTCGTATACTTTATAGTGCGTGTATTGTTTACTTTCAAAATCAATAATTTTTCCGCCGTTTGGAGTAGATTGGTACAGTTGTATAAGATCACCGTCGGTCGTGATACCGCTGCCTTGTGTTATGGTAATGTCTTTTGAAACGGGGCTGTACGAAACCTTAAATCCGCAAATGATGCCGACACCACTAAGACCAATTCTGGAAATACGATCCTGATCATCAAAATAATCTACAATCTCGTTAAGATGTCCTTCTGTTAGTACCTGATTTTTGGTGAATCTTCGGTACAGCGTTGTTATGGTTGAAAGTTTTACTAACATTTTGAATGGTATTTATAGTGATCCTAAATTTGTTTTTCCCAGTATTATTTTCTCGAATTGATTTTCGTTTTCGTCGTTGCAGTCAAATAACCTTCCTGTAGGATATAAATTGCTAAGGTGTGACAGCGACGTGATAAGCTTTATCAGTTCTGTCTCCGGCTGATTCTGATTCAATAGGGTTTTGGCAAGTAAATAATCCTTGTAAGAGTTCTCAAACCGCAAAAGTTCGTTTTCTGCCGGATTTTGAATTTCATTTTTCCGATGGCCGATCCAGCAGATTTTTGCCAGAACGTGCGCCGGTAATTCTTCCTTAATTACTTTTTCGATATAATTTCT
It encodes the following:
- a CDS encoding PKD domain-containing protein, which translates into the protein MLVKLSTITTLYRRFTKNQVLTEGHLNEIVDYFDDQDRISRIGLSGVGIICGFKVSYSPVSKDITITQGSGITTDGDLIQLYQSTPNGGKIIDFESKQYTHYKVYDNKKAAYKPYFYDGSKQLEIFELLTAEQQLIENANTYPIHYLKKNTGLEVTDAVALLYIESYEKDSDLCVSLSCDNQGLEIIGNHKALLVSKTVADKINSYDKIISKIKFSNLYYKLPELVSNRIVLQPEDFSSYYEIKRKFTNGLFRNNVVVRLRDGFEILLTALEMPNILDSIKKNLAALYSFDEKNVPPDFQYRYDLLNDLIDTYNEIRLLLSNMDYDFCFPDIKSFPKHLMLGEVQKSGPCFEYRHSFYKSPLLTGQNLSTCNDCLPFDTLNEPGKKDTINEFIVDLEGKEITICYGKNTDLQKLYSLIKRCVQLLANYNVNYTYIKITPSFELGSLGKKAIPFYNNVGDHLIELWDYEKTTIGQQRNNRSYHDNLLNTKWPNEIVSDHNFYRIEGHQGTDYKKALKTIQAIRRQYGLGFNVVVLGVKASDAKKMVENYTSYYLNKNHGYEHKSGVAPGGTFVMIYIEGEYSQYPYYYGYGYPYEYPRGNSLAGDFEKESDKKEPGESIVLNPVIADFTLPYLCCDDNFITLSLPVNHICFDETTPYFPFHVTPTGGFVKADVDEDLNGGVTKNQYGEFVFDPKLVSEELIGKPITFTVNNFETNCQITIFRKPKFDFTFVFPKSLNKDGVVVDFSISGENQKGMKYVWDFGDGSEPVATTETTIQHIYAYEVPAKESYTFQVKVTGENGNCNAQAQHPVTYEIPVVVGIDTRNICKNDIKPHVLTMEPNSKKNVLSGLGVSQNDAGQYIFIGNNVPKDVIQVFVQINGKPSNLIITMVNPPVALFSFTIRNSQLVLANNSTDAIKYIWNIDGEVVETDSVEPITRPISLYKNDVIKVSLTALNKRCGESIDGPRDIRIREKPTENPCLTNAVEFVKKTNLTFEKINQQPELQKFSKETLSLITEIQKQFTSVEKETNAYINGDFNNVLIEMFTDGIYSNLLLAPKNARMEEEKTVLSFLTESHISLFYTIIKCQPAELINKFEKPFTTITARIDSLLQGFVKNQYKTDPKGTLKAFLTDQKIPFKDIKFILEAIDSQLKSLN